In Rhizobium rhododendri, a genomic segment contains:
- a CDS encoding GNAT family N-acetyltransferase, with protein MRPTDCAAPSPEFNVQDVLIRGTRTQDAEGITEILNLPGFRYGTLRQPFHSADRTRKYIEAMSPTDIFICAEWHGKVIGNAGLHRKTGRQLHSATLAIGVHDDFVGKGVGAKLLSTLIETADRWHDIRRIELDVFVDNGPAIRLYEKSGFVREGILRQNAYRDGEYVDAYLMARLR; from the coding sequence ATGCGGCCCACTGACTGCGCAGCGCCATCCCCAGAGTTCAACGTGCAGGATGTTTTAATTCGTGGTACTCGCACGCAAGATGCCGAAGGAATTACGGAAATTCTTAACCTGCCCGGGTTTCGTTATGGGACTTTACGCCAACCGTTCCATAGCGCGGATAGAACTCGAAAATATATCGAAGCTATGTCGCCTACAGATATATTTATTTGTGCTGAATGGCATGGCAAGGTCATCGGCAATGCCGGGCTACACCGCAAAACCGGCCGTCAGCTTCATAGTGCGACTTTGGCTATTGGCGTTCATGACGATTTTGTCGGTAAAGGTGTCGGAGCGAAGCTCCTCAGCACGTTGATTGAGACGGCCGACAGGTGGCATGACATCCGGCGTATCGAACTTGATGTGTTCGTAGATAACGGCCCTGCCATCCGGCTTTACGAGAAATCTGGTTTTGTTCGTGAGGGAATACTACGACAGAACGCGTATCGTGACGGCGAATATGTAGATGCATATCTAATGGCCCGACTGCGCTGA
- a CDS encoding IS5 family transposase (programmed frameshift), with protein MSDLMFLSDAQMRRIEPYFPLSHGVPRVDDRRVLSGIIFVLRNGLRWRDAPKEYGPHKTIYNRFIRWSRLGVFNRILAELTAKRGKPEQLMIDATHLKAHRTAASLLKKGMFPRRIGRTKGGLNSKLHAVCDGHGRPLILLLSEGQMSDYKGAARMLHAFPKAKTLLADKGYDADWFRDALAQRKITACIPSRANRKVPIPHDPALYKKRHKIENMFGRLKDWRRIHTRYDRCAHTFFSSICIAAAVIFWL; from the exons ATGAGTGATTTGATGTTTTTGTCAGACGCGCAAATGCGCCGTATCGAGCCTTATTTTCCGCTATCGCATGGCGTTCCGCGCGTGGATGACAGGCGTGTCTTGAGCGGCATCATCTTCGTTCTGCGCAATGGGTTGCGATGGCGTGACGCTCCCAAAGAGTATGGGCCGCACAAGACGATCTACAACCGCTTCATCCGGTGGAGCAGGCTCGGGGTGTTCAATCGCATACTGGCCGAACTGACAGCAAAGCGGGGCAAGCCTGAGCAATTGATGATCGACGCGACCCATTTGAAAGCCCATCGCACCGCAGCCAGCCTGCTAAAAAAGGGGATGT TTCCCCGACGTATCGGACGCACCAAAGGCGGGTTGAACTCCAAGCTGCATGCTGTTTGCGATGGTCACGGTCGGCCACTGATCCTGCTTTTGAGCGAAGGGCAGATGAGCGACTACAAAGGTGCCGCGCGGATGCTGCATGCTTTTCCCAAGGCAAAGACGCTTCTTGCCGACAAGGGATATGACGCCGACTGGTTTCGAGACGCCTTGGCGCAACGCAAGATAACGGCCTGCATTCCATCACGGGCAAACCGCAAGGTGCCGATCCCGCACGATCCAGCGCTCTACAAAAAGCGGCACAAGATCGAAAACATGTTCGGCAGGCTCAAGGACTGGAGGCGAATTCACACCCGATACGACCGTTGCGCTCACACCTTCTTCTCAAGCATATGCATCGCGGCCGCCGTTATCTTCTGGCTCTGA
- a CDS encoding VirK family protein: MKRVFTILLAALLPAAGSATENRQGPLALPAVIHMLGKGQPVAVTVDLSLCSAVPNDAKPSKTRGGLRINAFRLTDDGTLAFADEHMTIDLDGKPIVQFLRYKVHPDNSAQFSMTVFSLPAYEQKGKTLEFNCAMDRGLSFFPAR, translated from the coding sequence ATGAAGCGCGTCTTCACTATTCTCCTCGCGGCATTGCTACCCGCCGCAGGGAGTGCAACCGAGAACCGCCAGGGCCCCCTCGCCCTGCCAGCTGTAATTCATATGCTTGGCAAGGGGCAGCCGGTCGCCGTCACCGTTGATCTCAGTCTTTGCAGCGCGGTACCAAACGATGCAAAGCCGAGCAAAACACGCGGTGGACTACGGATTAACGCATTCAGATTGACGGACGATGGGACGCTTGCCTTTGCTGACGAGCATATGACCATCGATCTCGATGGAAAGCCGATCGTTCAGTTTTTACGATACAAAGTCCACCCAGATAACAGCGCTCAATTTTCTATGACTGTGTTCAGCCTGCCCGCGTACGAACAAAAGGGTAAGACACTCGAATTCAACTGTGCGATGGACCGTGGATTAAGTTTCTTCCCAGCGCGCTAA
- a CDS encoding MFS transporter, translating into MIVLLTGVALGGFCMLVLGQLTADRPVIRLSILFQRSFGSVVLMAVVTGASLYGITYLIPQFLARISGYNALQSGMVVLISGLPMLAIIPFFPLLIRTLDLRIAIAFGLACYSVSCYLDTSLTAATNGGDFGFSQLLRGLGQTFTLVFLNQAMTSSVPREQAQDAAGIYTAARNLGGSIGLAVIGLMLDRQTSVHTQRLMERVTANSVIAQERIHQSGSDPQSVQLAIVNIFQVIKREAAVMAFNDMFYFFAIALLVIFPLVFILRPIQRGPAVAMPQH; encoded by the coding sequence TTGATTGTCCTCCTGACTGGCGTCGCGCTGGGAGGTTTTTGTATGCTTGTCTTGGGCCAGCTTACTGCCGATAGGCCTGTAATCCGCCTGAGCATCCTGTTTCAAAGATCGTTTGGAAGTGTCGTCCTCATGGCGGTCGTCACGGGGGCATCGCTCTATGGAATAACCTATCTCATCCCTCAATTCCTTGCCCGTATTAGTGGATACAACGCGCTTCAATCGGGAATGGTCGTTCTTATCAGCGGCCTGCCAATGCTGGCGATCATTCCGTTCTTCCCGCTTCTGATCAGAACCCTTGACCTCAGGATCGCAATCGCATTCGGGCTGGCCTGCTATTCGGTCAGCTGTTACCTGGACACGAGCCTCACCGCAGCTACCAATGGCGGAGACTTCGGTTTCTCGCAGCTACTGCGAGGGCTCGGGCAGACGTTCACCCTTGTCTTCCTGAACCAGGCGATGACGAGCTCCGTACCTCGCGAGCAGGCGCAGGACGCAGCCGGAATCTACACGGCTGCCCGTAACCTAGGCGGGTCTATCGGGCTGGCCGTGATAGGACTCATGCTCGACCGTCAGACTTCGGTTCATACGCAACGTCTAATGGAGAGGGTCACCGCCAATTCAGTTATTGCTCAGGAACGCATCCACCAGTCCGGCAGCGATCCGCAGTCTGTTCAGCTCGCCATTGTGAACATCTTTCAGGTTATTAAGCGTGAGGCCGCCGTCATGGCATTCAACGACATGTTCTATTTTTTTGCCATCGCCCTTCTGGTCATTTTCCCCCTAGTGTTTATCCTAAGACCAATTCAGCGCGGACCCGCCGTGGCGATGCCTCAGCATTGA
- a CDS encoding MFS transporter, translating into MKQAISPLSPAPSSRNSASLNSPSRVLLASLIGTTIEFFDFYVYATAAVLVFPTLFFPTSDPTTGVLQSFATFSIAFFARPIGAIVFGHFGDRIGRKVTLVAALMTMGISTVLIGFLPSYASIGVAAPLLLAICRFGQGFGLGGEWGGAVLLATENAPEGKRSWYGMFPQLGAPVGLFLSSAVFWLLLHFISQEDFITWGWRVPFIASIILIGIGLWVRLSITETPEFSEAVARKERVAVPVVEILKNHKRSLVLGTFVALATFVLFYIGTAYLLSYNVKVLKISFLDALLVQIVASVFFGIFCPIAGKLSDRFGRRTVLVATTVAIGVFSFFLQTLLTGGLTEIYIFAAVSMALAGMTYGPIGTALAAPFPVAVRYTGASITSNFAGIFGASLAPFIATWLASNYGLAYVGYYMAIAAFITLVCIMLSGNEEI; encoded by the coding sequence ATGAAACAAGCGATATCGCCATTATCGCCGGCTCCCTCGTCGCGAAACAGTGCCTCCCTGAATTCGCCGTCACGCGTTCTGCTGGCAAGCCTGATCGGCACCACCATCGAATTCTTCGACTTTTACGTTTACGCGACGGCTGCCGTCCTCGTTTTCCCGACGCTGTTCTTTCCGACCAGCGATCCGACCACCGGCGTCCTGCAATCATTCGCGACTTTTTCAATCGCCTTCTTCGCCCGTCCTATCGGCGCCATCGTGTTCGGCCATTTTGGTGACCGCATCGGCCGCAAGGTGACGCTCGTTGCAGCCCTCATGACCATGGGCATCTCGACGGTACTGATCGGCTTCCTGCCCTCCTACGCCTCGATCGGCGTGGCCGCGCCTCTGCTGCTGGCGATCTGCCGCTTTGGCCAGGGCTTCGGTCTCGGGGGCGAGTGGGGCGGCGCGGTGCTGCTGGCGACGGAGAATGCGCCGGAGGGCAAGCGCTCCTGGTACGGCATGTTCCCGCAACTCGGTGCACCCGTCGGCCTGTTCCTGTCGTCGGCCGTCTTCTGGCTGCTGCTGCACTTCATCTCCCAGGAAGACTTCATCACCTGGGGCTGGCGCGTGCCGTTCATCGCCTCGATCATCCTGATCGGCATCGGCCTCTGGGTCCGTCTGTCGATCACCGAGACCCCGGAGTTCAGCGAAGCCGTCGCCCGCAAGGAGCGTGTTGCCGTTCCCGTGGTCGAAATCCTGAAGAACCACAAGCGCAGCCTTGTCCTCGGCACCTTCGTGGCGCTGGCAACCTTCGTGCTCTTCTACATCGGCACGGCCTACCTGCTGTCCTACAACGTCAAGGTCCTGAAGATCAGCTTCCTCGACGCGCTTCTCGTGCAGATCGTCGCCTCGGTGTTCTTCGGCATCTTCTGCCCGATCGCCGGCAAGCTGTCGGACCGCTTTGGCCGCCGCACCGTGCTCGTCGCCACGACGGTCGCGATCGGTGTCTTCTCGTTCTTCCTGCAGACCCTGCTCACCGGTGGCCTCACCGAGATCTATATCTTCGCCGCTGTCAGCATGGCATTGGCGGGGATGACCTATGGTCCGATCGGAACTGCGCTGGCAGCCCCGTTCCCGGTGGCAGTGCGCTATACCGGCGCCTCCATCACCTCCAACTTTGCCGGGATCTTCGGCGCCTCGCTGGCACCCTTTATCGCCACCTGGCTCGCCAGCAACTACGGCCTTGCCTATGTCGGCTACTACATGGCAATCGCCGCCTTCATCACGCTTGTCTGCATCATGCTGTCAGGCAACGAAGAGATCTGA
- a CDS encoding tyrosine-type recombinase/integrase, which translates to MAAARALQPQGGLPSVVFEALIGLIAATGLRISEAINLRCRDVDIEACCATVRMTKFRKSRHVPLHQSVASALDSYLLVRERFARKEEEQAFFTIAGGQRLNKRTVHGVFQRLRLAAGIMPRGSYPHVRIHDLRHTFICRRLERWQADGCDIDNAIAALSTYVGHAKVSDTYWYMTGIPDLMATAGSRFEGFALRENDYV; encoded by the coding sequence ATGGCCGCGGCACGCGCCCTCCAACCGCAGGGCGGGCTGCCATCGGTCGTGTTCGAGGCGTTGATCGGATTGATCGCCGCGACCGGGCTGCGCATTTCGGAGGCGATCAACCTGCGCTGCCGCGATGTCGATATCGAAGCCTGCTGTGCAACGGTGCGTATGACCAAGTTCCGAAAGTCTCGGCATGTGCCGCTTCATCAGTCGGTCGCCAGCGCGCTTGATTCATATCTGCTGGTCCGAGAGCGTTTCGCCAGGAAGGAAGAGGAGCAAGCCTTCTTCACCATCGCAGGCGGGCAACGCCTCAACAAGCGAACCGTCCACGGCGTCTTTCAACGGCTGCGCCTCGCAGCCGGAATCATGCCGCGCGGTTCCTATCCCCACGTTCGCATTCATGATTTGAGGCACACCTTCATTTGTCGACGGCTGGAGCGCTGGCAAGCAGACGGATGCGACATCGACAACGCCATCGCGGCGCTCTCGACCTATGTCGGCCACGCCAAGGTATCGGACACCTATTGGTACATGACCGGCATCCCCGATCTGATGGCCACCGCCGGATCACGCTTCGAAGGCTTCGCACTCCGGGAGAACGACTATGTCTGA
- a CDS encoding cold-shock protein — translation MPTGKVKWFNVAKGFGFIIPDEGGADIYLPLKSVEAAKLPRLETGMTLNYAVTESRGRKFADNLSIVSSVAVEILPSKAKGEDVQKSLGTDDEFEREWGLRPV, via the coding sequence TTGCCGACTGGAAAGGTAAAATGGTTCAACGTCGCAAAGGGCTTTGGTTTCATCATTCCCGATGAAGGTGGGGCCGACATCTATCTTCCTCTTAAGAGCGTCGAGGCAGCAAAATTACCACGGCTCGAAACAGGCATGACCCTGAACTACGCCGTAACTGAGAGCAGGGGACGGAAATTTGCCGACAATCTCAGCATCGTCTCATCGGTCGCTGTTGAAATATTGCCCAGCAAAGCAAAGGGCGAAGACGTACAAAAGTCGCTGGGCACTGACGACGAATTTGAGCGCGAATGGGGCCTGCGACCCGTGTGA
- a CDS encoding GNAT family N-acetyltransferase → MNTQEISYRRIVPGEGSIFKQIWLQALRSTPSSYASILDDWESLSEDEWNRRLTDPVFGAFHSGIPVGLMGLIRRHPAKLKHRAIIVMAYVHADFRRTGTASALLNHVISFAKDESISKLELCVSGENVSAIAFYRSQLFSDLCVMPGGIIENGKPVEEVQMIRSIGGLG, encoded by the coding sequence TTGAACACACAAGAAATTTCATACAGACGGATTGTGCCCGGGGAAGGCTCTATCTTCAAACAGATATGGCTGCAGGCCTTAAGGTCCACACCATCGTCCTACGCCAGCATTCTTGATGACTGGGAGTCTCTTTCCGAGGATGAATGGAATAGGCGGCTAACTGATCCAGTCTTCGGCGCTTTCCATAGTGGTATCCCTGTGGGATTGATGGGGCTTATTCGCAGGCATCCAGCAAAACTGAAGCACCGGGCTATTATCGTAATGGCTTACGTCCACGCCGACTTTCGGCGAACTGGGACGGCTTCGGCTTTGCTGAACCATGTCATTTCATTCGCAAAAGACGAGAGTATTTCGAAACTGGAGCTATGCGTCAGCGGCGAAAATGTATCTGCCATTGCATTCTATCGTAGTCAGCTTTTTTCTGATCTCTGCGTGATGCCTGGCGGAATTATCGAGAATGGCAAGCCGGTTGAAGAAGTTCAGATGATACGCTCCATCGGTGGTTTAGGGTAA
- a CDS encoding IS701 family transposase: MIRRSWMMGASIETTLELWASSLREVKARMRGLFTQERVAASANLFLDGLLGDERRKTGWMRAEAAGDPGPWRQQAILGRGRWDADGLRDIVREYVVEHLATDDAVLVIDETGFLKQGKTSCGVSRQYTGSAGKVTNCQIGVFTAYVSDRGHAFIDRALYLPKSWTSDPARLAAAHVPEAVAFATKPALAVDMIRRALTAKVPFSWVAADAVYGVGDVEGALRRACKGYVLGVKSDHHFGAWSGKPFVAGTALEIARDLDPAAWHRLSAGDGTKGARLHDWAYCELADIDADEYSDTQTGLWTRGLLIRRNISDGDLAFFTTWCPAGTGIQTLVSVEGHRWAIEDSFETAKNELGLDHNETRSWHGWHRHVSLVMLAFAMMAVIRYRANNAAPQKRPRMPTITI, translated from the coding sequence ATGATTCGGAGGTCATGGATGATGGGTGCATCGATCGAGACAACGTTGGAACTTTGGGCATCGTCGCTGCGTGAAGTTAAGGCGCGTATGCGCGGATTGTTTACGCAGGAGCGCGTTGCAGCATCTGCGAACCTTTTCCTGGACGGCTTGTTAGGTGATGAGCGCCGTAAGACAGGTTGGATGCGCGCTGAGGCGGCTGGCGATCCTGGTCCGTGGCGACAGCAAGCCATCTTGGGTCGTGGACGCTGGGACGCAGACGGACTTCGCGACATTGTGCGCGAGTATGTTGTGGAGCACCTTGCCACAGATGATGCGGTCCTGGTCATTGATGAGACCGGCTTCCTCAAGCAGGGCAAGACATCTTGCGGTGTTTCACGTCAATATACAGGGTCAGCGGGCAAGGTAACGAACTGCCAAATCGGTGTGTTCACCGCCTATGTTTCCGATCGTGGTCATGCCTTTATCGATCGAGCCTTGTACTTGCCAAAGAGTTGGACCAGCGATCCGGCAAGGCTTGCCGCCGCTCATGTTCCTGAAGCTGTAGCCTTCGCTACCAAGCCTGCCCTCGCTGTCGATATGATTCGGCGGGCGCTGACAGCCAAAGTGCCGTTTTCATGGGTGGCAGCAGATGCGGTGTATGGCGTCGGAGACGTCGAAGGAGCGCTGCGCCGAGCCTGCAAAGGTTACGTTCTTGGGGTTAAATCCGACCATCATTTTGGCGCTTGGTCTGGTAAGCCTTTCGTCGCAGGAACCGCTCTTGAGATTGCCCGTGATCTCGATCCGGCTGCATGGCATCGCCTTTCCGCTGGCGATGGCACAAAAGGCGCGCGGCTTCATGACTGGGCCTACTGCGAACTGGCCGATATCGATGCCGACGAATACAGTGATACGCAAACCGGGCTTTGGACGCGTGGCTTGTTGATCCGGCGCAATATCAGCGATGGCGACCTCGCATTCTTCACGACTTGGTGCCCGGCCGGAACAGGCATTCAGACGCTCGTATCCGTCGAAGGTCACCGTTGGGCAATCGAAGATAGCTTCGAGACAGCCAAGAACGAACTCGGCCTCGATCATAACGAGACCCGCTCGTGGCATGGCTGGCATCGCCATGTCTCGCTCGTCATGCTCGCCTTCGCAATGATGGCTGTGATCCGATATCGCGCCAATAATGCGGCACCCCAAAAAAGACCGAGGATGCCGACCATTACGATCTGA
- a CDS encoding type II toxin-antitoxin system YhaV family toxin: protein MTPAKTQFAERHGWKLYRSSAFAEAFDMLERDVTRLASEKPDDYTSHPKAKLLARIQALIFDEIPRDPNAYIFGLGNTLGSAHRHWRRAKFLSRFRLFYRFDSASRVIIYAWMNDENTLRKAGSRTDPYTVFAKRLDDGDPPDDWNDLLRNAQSTTPKS from the coding sequence GTGACGCCGGCGAAGACCCAATTTGCCGAACGGCATGGCTGGAAACTCTATCGTTCCAGCGCCTTTGCCGAAGCGTTCGACATGCTTGAACGGGATGTGACACGACTGGCATCCGAGAAACCTGATGACTATACATCCCATCCCAAGGCGAAACTTCTTGCCCGGATACAAGCCCTCATCTTCGATGAGATTCCGCGCGATCCCAACGCTTATATCTTTGGCTTGGGAAACACACTCGGCTCAGCGCACCGACACTGGCGGCGCGCAAAGTTTCTCTCGCGTTTCAGGCTATTCTATCGTTTCGACAGCGCCAGCCGAGTTATAATCTATGCTTGGATGAACGACGAAAATACATTGCGCAAGGCGGGATCTAGAACTGATCCTTACACCGTCTTTGCCAAACGGCTAGATGATGGCGATCCGCCCGATGATTGGAACGACCTTTTGCGGAACGCCCAATCAACTACTCCCAAAAGCTAG
- a CDS encoding type II toxin-antitoxin system VapB family antitoxin yields the protein MLQGYEKDDIIYASKDMLIMPLYIKDPEVDELADEFVGLTKTSKVDAVKAALKREIASRRSSLPIRDRLAKYLRWPAQRDLMHPATTSVRPMKCGARTDAVPRRIRDCRDPRV from the coding sequence ATGTTGCAAGGATATGAAAAAGACGATATTATATATGCTTCAAAGGATATGCTGATCATGCCTCTCTACATCAAGGATCCGGAAGTCGACGAGCTCGCGGATGAGTTCGTAGGCCTTACCAAAACCTCCAAGGTCGACGCCGTGAAGGCGGCACTGAAACGCGAGATCGCCAGCCGCAGAAGCAGCCTGCCGATCCGCGACCGCCTCGCAAAATATCTGCGATGGCCCGCGCAGCGGGACCTTATGCACCCGGCGACCACAAGCGTGAGACCGATGAAATGTGGGGCGAGGACTGATGCTGTTCCTCGACGCATCCGTGATTGTCGCGATCCTCGCGTATGA
- a CDS encoding type II toxin-antitoxin system PrlF family antitoxin, with the protein MAYAEFKGSITTTGRSEALRLDKALFKAHPEFKQRAKIRAHVIGPGSMLVTLDTSEPGDGANDNPERDPVVSAYLAFLERDMVEHPDRLRPFTDLDVARIRTLTANVTVADTDVIPDDVTL; encoded by the coding sequence ATGGCGTACGCGGAATTCAAAGGATCAATTACGACGACGGGACGTTCGGAAGCGTTGCGCCTCGACAAGGCGCTTTTCAAGGCGCATCCGGAGTTCAAGCAGCGGGCAAAGATTCGCGCCCATGTCATTGGCCCGGGCAGTATGCTAGTGACGCTGGATACGTCCGAGCCTGGGGACGGGGCAAATGATAACCCAGAACGCGATCCCGTTGTCTCGGCCTATCTTGCGTTTCTGGAACGCGACATGGTCGAACATCCCGACCGTCTGCGTCCTTTCACCGACCTGGATGTCGCTCGCATTCGGACGCTCACGGCAAATGTCACCGTTGCTGACACCGATGTAATCCCGGATGATGTCACGCTGTGA
- a CDS encoding mobilization protein: MARKTIDERLAQIEAQRRTLKARLGQQERKEDTRRKVLLGALVLHRLENSGDAEFSKRLAEWLRRELPGFLTRDADRQLFADLLQPSPSSSKGASAEGAE, translated from the coding sequence ATGGCCAGGAAGACCATCGATGAACGCCTCGCCCAGATCGAGGCCCAGCGCAGAACCCTCAAAGCCCGCCTCGGCCAACAAGAGCGCAAGGAAGATACAAGACGCAAGGTGCTGCTTGGCGCCCTCGTTCTCCACCGTCTGGAAAACAGCGGCGATGCCGAGTTTTCGAAACGTCTCGCCGAATGGTTACGCCGCGAACTGCCGGGCTTCCTCACCCGCGATGCCGACAGGCAGCTGTTTGCCGACCTGCTGCAGCCCTCCCCTTCGTCCTCGAAAGGTGCCTCGGCGGAAGGAGCGGAATAA
- a CDS encoding site-specific integrase, whose amino-acid sequence MSDRNAPSLSNLVQRFFLEHLGQHRAVSRQTVAAYRDTLRLLLGFAAQRLHRTPSADDITCHETSL is encoded by the coding sequence ATGTCTGATCGCAACGCGCCGTCCCTCTCTAACCTTGTTCAGCGCTTCTTTCTTGAACATCTTGGCCAACACCGCGCCGTCAGTCGTCAGACGGTTGCCGCCTATCGCGACACGCTGAGGCTGCTCCTGGGATTTGCCGCACAGCGACTGCACCGAACACCAAGCGCGGATGACATAACGTGTCATGAAACTTCCCTTTGA
- a CDS encoding helix-turn-helix domain-containing protein, which produces MAPRIINGIEVESGSGNVFADLGLADAEKLKIKSGLVIEIAKAVRRLDLTQEQAGHRMGLPQPKVSLLLRGDFANLSERKLMECLSRLGYDIEITVKPTADPVGHLTLAVA; this is translated from the coding sequence ATGGCACCTCGCATCATTAATGGCATTGAGGTCGAAAGCGGTTCCGGCAATGTATTTGCGGATCTGGGGCTTGCCGATGCTGAGAAGCTGAAAATAAAATCCGGTCTTGTCATCGAGATTGCGAAAGCGGTGCGCCGACTTGATTTGACGCAAGAACAGGCGGGCCATCGCATGGGACTTCCGCAACCGAAAGTATCCTTGCTGCTTCGAGGCGATTTCGCAAACCTGTCGGAGCGCAAACTTATGGAATGTTTGAGCCGGCTTGGATATGACATCGAAATTACCGTGAAGCCGACTGCCGATCCAGTCGGGCATCTGACGCTCGCGGTTGCTTGA
- a CDS encoding cytochrome P450 yields MTLDNSAERSTNFRVPVLPISTLSADPHRVYRHYRKEIPFILSEAGVYLILRANDVLSLCSDAKTRQVETELVTLRGVENGPIWEFVRNGMLTSNGDVHLRRRSRLTRTFAFKMIDALRPLIRETVAQIADTAAPDGGMDLLEDFAALIPARIIASILGLPQDDVNRFTEIVYRFSPLLGGSWRAQDVPQLQRAAGELRSYVADVVAKRSYEKNNDSVSKLLSDVESDGSLSAEEVITQIMTLIVGGSDTTRSAIVIQLAVLLQHPEQWNAVLDNHDLVPKAVLECLRYEPAIGSVPRFTTTDIELDGMLLPANKACSLVTMSALRDEHLYNDPDRLDITREQLKWHPVFGAGAHRCLGEALAKAELEEALTVLAERFPTIRAAGPFPKVTGFSGIRTVQNFPVTWDADQAR; encoded by the coding sequence ATGACCCTAGACAACTCCGCAGAGCGGTCTACGAACTTTCGAGTTCCGGTGCTACCCATTTCAACCCTGAGCGCCGACCCTCATCGCGTCTACCGGCACTACCGAAAGGAGATTCCGTTCATCTTGTCGGAAGCGGGGGTATATCTCATCTTGCGTGCCAACGACGTTCTCAGCCTGTGCAGCGATGCCAAGACACGTCAGGTAGAAACAGAATTGGTCACCCTGCGCGGCGTTGAGAATGGGCCGATCTGGGAATTCGTGCGAAACGGGATGCTGACGTCGAATGGCGATGTCCATTTGCGCAGACGATCTCGCCTGACCAGGACATTCGCCTTCAAGATGATTGATGCGTTGCGACCTCTCATTAGAGAGACCGTTGCGCAGATCGCCGATACCGCAGCGCCCGATGGTGGCATGGACTTGCTTGAGGACTTTGCCGCTCTTATTCCGGCCAGGATCATTGCGTCGATCTTGGGCCTCCCCCAGGACGATGTGAATAGATTTACAGAGATCGTATACCGCTTCAGTCCGCTCCTGGGCGGATCTTGGCGTGCGCAAGATGTACCGCAGCTTCAACGAGCAGCCGGCGAGCTGAGATCATATGTTGCTGACGTAGTGGCAAAGCGCAGCTATGAGAAAAACAATGACTCTGTGAGCAAACTTCTCTCCGATGTGGAAAGCGACGGATCCTTGTCCGCCGAGGAAGTGATTACCCAAATCATGACTTTGATTGTCGGTGGCAGCGACACGACGCGATCTGCCATCGTCATTCAGCTGGCAGTGCTTCTCCAGCATCCTGAGCAATGGAATGCAGTTTTAGACAATCACGACCTGGTTCCAAAGGCCGTCCTGGAATGCCTTCGTTATGAGCCCGCGATAGGCTCGGTTCCGCGCTTTACCACAACCGATATCGAGTTGGACGGGATGCTCCTCCCTGCCAATAAAGCTTGCTCCCTTGTGACCATGTCCGCCCTCCGAGACGAGCATCTCTACAACGACCCTGATCGGCTGGATATTACAAGAGAGCAATTGAAATGGCATCCGGTATTTGGCGCTGGAGCGCACCGTTGTCTGGGCGAAGCACTGGCGAAAGCTGAGCTGGAAGAGGCATTGACCGTGTTAGCGGAGCGTTTTCCGACCATCAGAGCCGCAGGTCCCTTTCCAAAAGTCACCGGCTTTTCGGGCATCCGAACGGTTCAAAACTTTCCGGTCACTTGGGACGCAGATCAGGCTCGATAG